In Pleurocapsa sp. PCC 7319, the following are encoded in one genomic region:
- a CDS encoding cyanophycinase, giving the protein MINTEIKNQTTYSSQSTKNAILVIGGAEDKVHGKEILQTFFNLSGGIDAIIGIVPCASREPSLIGERYYRLFNDMGAKEIKVLDVRDRSRAEDSVYRNFVEDCTGIFLTGGDQLRLCGLLADTTLMNRIVERAQKREISLAGTSAGAAVMGRHMISGGSSAESPNRSLVDMAVGLGIIPEVLVDQHFYNRNRLARLLSAIAGYPQLIGIGIDEDTCAMFESDGMIQVIGKGTVTIVDPREMSYTNHREVHGNEPLSMHNLKLHILSHGDRYDLHKHLPLNRSIS; this is encoded by the coding sequence ATGATTAATACCGAAATTAAAAATCAAACCACATACTCATCACAATCCACCAAAAACGCTATTTTGGTCATTGGTGGTGCGGAAGATAAAGTTCACGGCAAAGAGATACTACAAACGTTCTTTAATCTTTCAGGGGGGATAGATGCCATCATTGGGATTGTTCCCTGTGCTTCTCGCGAACCTAGTCTGATTGGGGAGCGTTACTATCGGCTCTTTAATGATATGGGAGCAAAAGAGATTAAAGTTCTCGATGTACGCGATCGCTCTCGAGCAGAAGACTCAGTTTATCGTAATTTTGTCGAAGATTGCACGGGAATTTTTCTGACTGGTGGCGATCAACTTCGTCTTTGTGGCTTACTTGCCGATACGACCCTAATGAATCGGATAGTTGAGAGGGCGCAGAAGAGAGAAATCAGTTTAGCCGGGACTAGTGCTGGAGCCGCTGTAATGGGACGTCACATGATTTCGGGTGGCAGTAGCGCCGAGTCCCCTAACCGCTCTCTGGTAGATATGGCAGTTGGTTTAGGAATTATTCCTGAAGTATTAGTTGACCAACATTTTTATAATCGTAATCGCCTGGCACGTTTATTGAGTGCTATTGCTGGATATCCTCAATTGATAGGAATTGGCATTGATGAAGATACCTGTGCCATGTTTGAAAGCGATGGCATGATTCAGGTAATTGGCAAAGGCACGGTAACTATTGTCGATCCTAGAGAGATGTCCTATACCAATCACAGGGAAGTTCATGGTAATGAGCCTTTAAGTATGCATAATCTCAAACTGCATATCTTAAGTCATGGCGATCGCTATGACCTACATAAACACCTTCCTCTAAACCGCTCGATAAGCTAG
- a CDS encoding NAD-dependent epimerase/dehydratase family protein has product MKVIILGGDGFCGWPTSLHLSNLDYEVVIVDNLSRRNIDNELEVSSLTPIAPIGQRLSTWKDLTGKEIKFYNIDIAEEYDRLLNLILAEKPDAIVHFAEQRAAPYSMKSSKHKRYTVNNNLNATNNLLCAIVESGLDIHLVHLGTMGVYGYGTAGMKIPEGYLDVEVVTDSGDRIQQEILYPANPGSVYHMTKTQDQLFFYYYNKNDGIRVTDLHQGIVWGTNTPETLMHEKLVNRFDYDGDYGTVLNRFLMQAAIGYPLTVHGTGGQTRAFIHIKDTVRCVELAIANPPSKGERVRILNQMTETHCVKDLAKMVSEMTGVEIAYLENPRNEASENELFVKNQRFLDLGLQPTTLSQGLLKEVTEVAEKFAHRCDKSKIPCTSWWIQKNKQKQTTKV; this is encoded by the coding sequence ATGAAAGTTATCATTTTGGGTGGAGACGGTTTTTGTGGCTGGCCGACCTCACTACACTTATCGAATCTCGACTATGAAGTAGTGATTGTCGATAATTTATCTAGACGCAATATTGATAATGAATTAGAAGTTAGTTCTCTGACTCCGATCGCACCTATTGGACAAAGGCTAAGCACTTGGAAAGATTTAACCGGTAAAGAAATTAAATTTTACAATATTGATATTGCAGAAGAGTATGATCGCCTATTGAACTTGATTTTGGCAGAAAAACCCGATGCTATTGTGCATTTTGCCGAACAACGGGCTGCACCCTATTCGATGAAGTCTTCTAAACATAAGCGATACACGGTTAATAATAACCTCAATGCTACCAACAATTTACTCTGTGCCATTGTGGAGTCGGGTTTAGACATTCACCTGGTACACTTAGGCACAATGGGTGTTTATGGTTACGGTACCGCAGGGATGAAAATTCCTGAAGGCTACTTGGACGTAGAAGTCGTTACCGATAGTGGCGATCGCATTCAACAGGAAATTCTCTATCCAGCAAATCCTGGTAGCGTTTACCACATGACTAAAACCCAGGATCAGTTATTTTTCTATTACTACAATAAAAACGACGGTATTCGCGTCACCGACTTACACCAGGGCATTGTTTGGGGAACTAATACTCCCGAAACTCTCATGCACGAAAAACTAGTCAACCGTTTTGACTATGATGGAGACTATGGCACTGTCCTTAATCGTTTTTTAATGCAAGCTGCGATCGGCTATCCTTTAACGGTACATGGTACTGGAGGACAGACTAGAGCCTTTATTCACATCAAAGATACGGTACGCTGTGTGGAACTGGCGATCGCCAATCCTCCCTCTAAAGGGGAGCGAGTCAGAATTCTTAACCAAATGACTGAAACCCATTGCGTTAAAGATCTCGCCAAAATGGTTTCGGAAATGACTGGAGTAGAAATTGCTTATTTGGAAAACCCCCGGAATGAAGCATCCGAAAACGAGCTGTTTGTCAAAAACCAGCGATTTCTCGATTTAGGATTGCAACCTACTACCCTCAGTCAAGGTCTACTCAAGGAAGTAACTGAAGTAGCTGAAAAATTTGCCCATCGTTGTGACAAGAGTAAAATTCCTTGTACTTCTTGGTGGATTCAAAAAAACAAACAAAAGCAAACAACTAAAGTTTAA
- a CDS encoding glycosyltransferase family 2 protein, translating to MSVSKNPSVSIIIPTYNEVDNIEAVVEKFLASEYSNLLEILIIDGHSTDGTQDKVIGLSHNYSKVRLLENPRRIQSAALNIGLEACQGDIFLRADAHCNYAPDYVEQCVAALQGSQAINVGGAQRFIAANTFQAGVALASRSLLGSGGAKYRDPHYNGYAETVFLGCFWRSALESIGGYEVTRKEDSELNFRLQKIKGDRAIYISSKIKVWYFPRRNWLSLWRQYVKYGRGSCIISARYADKLPLRNKIPFFGLLLVIIALITDFTLLNGSLHTIPIIILGLCIIALEAGRITLKYKSVFRDEFWYHRQKPVPSLVSRWLCCTIAIATMPIAHFTGFGYQLYLREIVGNKDNCFFESRSSIPKHNSRVKAKMEA from the coding sequence ATGAGTGTGAGTAAAAATCCTTCTGTTTCGATTATTATCCCTACGTATAACGAAGTTGACAATATTGAAGCAGTAGTCGAGAAGTTTCTGGCATCCGAATATTCTAATCTATTAGAGATATTAATCATAGATGGACACAGCACAGATGGTACCCAAGATAAGGTCATAGGTTTATCCCACAATTATTCTAAAGTTAGGTTATTAGAAAATCCACGACGTATTCAGTCAGCCGCTCTCAATATTGGTCTAGAAGCTTGCCAAGGAGATATCTTTTTAAGAGCTGATGCTCACTGTAATTATGCTCCTGACTATGTAGAACAGTGCGTAGCAGCTTTACAAGGATCTCAGGCTATCAATGTTGGCGGGGCTCAACGATTTATAGCAGCTAATACATTTCAGGCAGGAGTGGCTCTGGCATCGAGGAGTCTTTTGGGTAGCGGGGGCGCCAAATATCGCGATCCTCACTATAATGGTTATGCTGAAACCGTATTTTTAGGCTGTTTTTGGCGTTCTGCTTTAGAATCTATTGGTGGATATGAAGTTACTCGTAAAGAAGACTCTGAGCTAAACTTCCGTCTTCAAAAAATTAAAGGCGATCGCGCTATTTATATTAGTTCTAAAATTAAAGTCTGGTATTTCCCTCGTCGTAATTGGCTCAGTTTATGGCGACAGTATGTCAAGTATGGTCGGGGCAGCTGTATTATATCTGCTAGATATGCGGACAAACTGCCTCTACGGAATAAAATTCCTTTTTTTGGGTTGCTTTTAGTAATTATAGCCTTAATCACTGATTTTACCCTGTTGAATGGCTCACTACATACAATACCGATAATCATCTTGGGTTTATGTATAATCGCTTTAGAAGCTGGTCGGATAACTTTAAAATATAAGAGCGTATTCCGTGATGAGTTTTGGTATCATCGGCAAAAGCCTGTTCCCAGCTTAGTTAGTCGCTGGTTATGTTGCACGATCGCGATCGCCACCATGCCGATTGCTCACTTTACTGGTTTTGGCTATCAACTTTATCTCAGAGAGATTGTCGGGAACAAAGATAATTGCTTTTTTGAATCGCGATCTAGTATTCCAAAGCACAATTCTCGTGTAAAAGCGAAAATGGAGGCATAA
- a CDS encoding AAA-like domain-containing protein: protein MNLLPYCCIDTGSCFSVGTLTNCDRPLVIAIDEINQLFAYPDIASQFLELLRTWSERAKLRSTGDNTWHKLRLVMVCSTEILVPPSINPSVFNNALVINLPEFTSAQVQDLASRYREELNEQEIEQLLALLGGHPYRLQLAFYHLQQQTITLEELLANSAIATALYAEHLQQQWWDLQRYPELLTVFTQILWHSSPVECKTEPGYQLQQMGLVHLHGLQASLACELFRPFFCDRLDQISC from the coding sequence ATAAACCTCCTTCCCTATTGTTGTATTGATACAGGCTCGTGTTTTTCTGTAGGGACTTTAACCAACTGCGATCGCCCTCTGGTCATAGCAATTGATGAAATCAACCAACTTTTTGCCTATCCAGACATTGCTAGTCAATTTCTCGAACTGCTACGAACCTGGTCTGAAAGAGCCAAATTAAGGTCTACAGGTGATAATACTTGGCATAAGCTGCGACTGGTGATGGTTTGTTCTACAGAAATCCTGGTACCTCCTTCCATCAATCCCTCTGTCTTCAATAATGCACTGGTTATTAATTTACCAGAGTTTACCTCAGCTCAAGTACAAGATCTAGCATCTCGGTATAGAGAGGAGTTAAACGAACAAGAAATCGAGCAACTGCTTGCCCTTTTAGGGGGACATCCCTATCGCTTGCAGTTGGCATTTTATCACCTACAGCAGCAAACAATAACCTTAGAAGAACTGTTAGCCAATTCGGCGATCGCAACTGCTCTTTATGCAGAACATCTACAACAACAATGGTGGGACCTACAACGCTATCCTGAGTTATTAACAGTATTTACGCAGATCCTATGGCATTCAAGCCCTGTAGAGTGTAAGACAGAGCCAGGCTACCAGTTGCAACAGATGGGTTTGGTTCATTTGCATGGTCTTCAGGCAAGTCTCGCCTGCGAGTTATTTCGTCCGTTTTTCTGCGATCGCCTGGATCAAATCAGCTGTTAG
- the cphA gene encoding cyanophycin synthetase, translating to MRILKTQTLRGPNYWSIRRNKLILMLLDLEELTEKPSNEIPGFYDGLTQVLPSLVEHYCSRGYRGGFFERLKEGTLMGHIVEHVALELQELAGMPVGFGRTRETSDTGIFNVVFEYVEEQAGRYAGRAAVRLCKSIVETGTYPPSELEQDLSDLKELYANTSLGPSTETIIKEAEARKIPWMWLSARAMLQLGYGASQKRIQATLSNKTSILAVELACDKEGTKTILGNAGVPVPQGTVIQYLDELEQAIVDVGGYPIVLKPLDGNHGRGITIDINDWPEAEAAYDLASKASKTRSVIVERFYRGNDHRVLVINGQVVAVAERVPAHVTGNGESTIEELIALTNQDPKRGDGHDNVLTKISIDQTSKAVLAKQGYNLDSVLPPQEIAYLRATANLSTGGVAIDRTDEIHPENVWLAQRVAKIIGLDIAGIDIVTSDISQPLRKTGGVVVEVNAAPGFRMHASPSQGLPRNVGASVLEMLFPNNTPSRIPIVAITGTNGKTTTTRLTAHIYRQTGKIVGFTATDGIYIQEYLVEKGDNTGPYSAGAILKDPTVEVAVLETARGGILRSGLAFDRCDIGVVLNVAADHLGLGGIDTIEQMAKVKSVVAETVHSEGYAILNADDPLVAAMAEQVNCKVAYFSMNPDNPIIIEHCRRNGLAAIYEDGYLAILEGKWTLRIEKAVKIPMTMGGMAPFMIANALASSLAAFAQGVDIELIRKGVRTFQNSAEQIPGRMNLFDLGDYHALVDYAHNPHGYKAVGDFVRNWQGKRIGVVGGPGDRRDEDLIQLGNISAQIFDRIIIKEDEDPRGREPGEVADLIAKGIGQVNPNSVYEVILQETEATNAALDQAQTNNLVVVFPDKVNQAISLIKQRIK from the coding sequence ATGAGAATTCTGAAAACTCAAACCTTACGTGGTCCTAATTATTGGAGTATTCGGCGAAATAAGCTGATTTTAATGCTGCTGGATCTAGAGGAGTTAACCGAAAAGCCATCCAATGAGATTCCTGGATTCTACGATGGTTTAACACAAGTCTTACCTAGCCTGGTAGAACATTACTGTTCACGGGGTTATCGTGGTGGTTTTTTTGAAAGACTAAAAGAAGGCACCTTAATGGGGCATATTGTGGAACACGTTGCCCTAGAGTTACAGGAACTAGCGGGAATGCCTGTCGGGTTTGGTCGTACTAGAGAAACCTCAGACACAGGAATATTTAATGTTGTCTTTGAATATGTCGAAGAACAAGCTGGTCGCTATGCAGGCAGGGCTGCGGTTAGACTCTGTAAATCAATAGTCGAAACCGGTACTTATCCCCCCAGTGAGTTAGAACAAGATTTATCGGACCTTAAAGAATTATACGCAAATACCTCTTTAGGACCTTCTACTGAGACGATTATCAAGGAAGCTGAAGCCCGCAAAATTCCCTGGATGTGGCTTAGTGCGAGAGCAATGTTGCAGCTAGGTTATGGAGCTAGCCAAAAGCGAATTCAAGCTACCTTAAGTAATAAAACTAGTATCCTGGCAGTGGAGCTAGCCTGTGATAAAGAGGGAACTAAAACCATACTAGGTAATGCAGGAGTGCCTGTTCCTCAAGGCACCGTCATCCAGTATTTAGATGAGCTGGAGCAGGCGATCGTAGATGTTGGCGGCTATCCCATCGTGCTCAAACCTTTAGACGGCAATCATGGTCGAGGTATTACGATTGATATTAATGATTGGCCAGAAGCAGAAGCAGCTTATGATCTAGCTAGTAAAGCTTCTAAGACACGTTCTGTCATTGTTGAGCGATTTTATCGGGGTAACGATCATCGAGTTCTCGTGATCAATGGTCAGGTGGTAGCTGTAGCAGAGAGAGTTCCAGCTCATGTTACTGGAAATGGGGAATCTACTATTGAGGAACTAATTGCCCTAACTAATCAAGACCCTAAACGCGGTGATGGACACGATAACGTTTTAACCAAAATTAGTATCGATCAAACCTCAAAAGCAGTATTAGCCAAACAAGGTTACAATTTGGATTCCGTATTACCTCCGCAAGAAATAGCTTATTTAAGAGCTACAGCCAATTTAAGTACGGGAGGAGTAGCCATTGATCGTACAGACGAAATTCATCCCGAAAACGTTTGGTTAGCCCAAAGGGTAGCTAAAATAATTGGTCTCGATATTGCAGGTATTGATATTGTCACTTCGGATATTAGTCAACCTCTGAGAAAAACAGGAGGAGTTGTGGTTGAAGTCAACGCGGCTCCTGGTTTTAGAATGCACGCCTCACCTAGCCAGGGATTACCTCGCAATGTAGGTGCATCGGTATTAGAAATGTTATTTCCCAATAACACTCCTAGTCGCATTCCCATCGTGGCAATTACAGGGACAAATGGGAAAACTACGACTACCCGCCTTACTGCCCATATTTACCGCCAAACAGGAAAGATAGTCGGTTTTACTGCTACCGACGGGATCTACATTCAAGAATATTTAGTCGAAAAGGGAGACAATACCGGACCCTATAGTGCCGGAGCTATTCTTAAAGATCCGACTGTAGAAGTAGCTGTACTAGAAACCGCCCGAGGTGGCATTTTGCGTTCGGGTTTGGCATTTGACCGTTGCGATATTGGGGTGGTGTTAAACGTTGCTGCCGATCACCTCGGTTTAGGTGGTATTGATACTATTGAACAGATGGCCAAAGTTAAAAGCGTAGTTGCCGAAACAGTTCATTCCGAAGGTTATGCCATTCTCAATGCTGACGATCCTTTGGTAGCAGCGATGGCAGAACAGGTAAATTGCAAAGTTGCCTATTTCTCGATGAATCCTGATAATCCAATTATCATCGAACACTGTCGCCGTAATGGTTTGGCGGCAATATATGAAGATGGCTATCTGGCGATTTTGGAAGGAAAATGGACCCTCAGAATTGAAAAAGCCGTTAAGATTCCCATGACCATGGGAGGAATGGCTCCCTTTATGATTGCAAATGCTTTGGCTAGTAGCTTAGCTGCTTTTGCCCAAGGAGTAGATATTGAACTAATTCGCAAAGGAGTTCGCACCTTTCAAAATTCGGCAGAACAAATTCCAGGCAGGATGAATCTGTTTGATTTAGGTGATTATCATGCTTTGGTAGACTATGCTCATAACCCACACGGATATAAGGCAGTAGGAGATTTTGTCCGTAATTGGCAGGGCAAACGAATTGGTGTTGTCGGCGGTCCTGGCGATCGCCGTGATGAAGATTTAATCCAATTAGGTAATATCTCGGCTCAAATATTTGACCGCATCATTATCAAGGAGGATGAAGATCCTCGTGGTAGAGAACCAGGAGAAGTTGCAGACTTAATTGCCAAGGGAATTGGTCAAGTTAATCCCAACTCTGTCTACGAAGTTATTCTCCAAGAAACAGAGGCGACTAATGCTGCTTTAGATCAGGCACAAACAAATAATTTAGTGGTTGTATTTCCTGACAAAGTCAATCAGGCTATCAGTTTAATTAAGCAGCGAATTAAATAG
- a CDS encoding IS4 family transposase, producing the protein MFPELYQTHLTTQLNKAQYLMLSILVQLLQSYRWVRLEELANKFPQPILFESRRKKLQRFLDLPSLTIETIWLPLFKDWLNQRFTRDEVLYIAIDRTRWGLINLLMVSLIINHRAIPIYFELLDHVGNSDLETQTTILSRVIPVLKGYKKVILGDREFCSVDLAKWLQQQQQTYFCLRLKRNAYLEIEPEIWVQLQAVGLRPGVSLYFQGVKVTKTKGFAGANIVCKWKRKYRGWTADEAWFILSNLNSLDEALNAYQKRFGIEEMFRDFKSGGYNLEGTKVSDKRLMTLILLITLAYSQATFCGEIIKNKGIAKYVGRVKEKGRNYPRHSNFYLGLHAIALRALALPIAWLESIQFFAVEIRELMKLSPQKCANYQRGLRAASLIASSL; encoded by the coding sequence ATGTTTCCTGAACTGTATCAAACGCATCTAACAACTCAACTGAATAAAGCTCAATATTTAATGCTTTCAATTCTGGTACAACTGCTACAAAGTTATCGATGGGTAAGATTAGAAGAGTTAGCCAACAAGTTCCCTCAACCCATACTTTTTGAAAGTCGTCGAAAAAAACTGCAGAGATTTTTAGATTTACCAAGTTTAACGATTGAAACAATTTGGTTACCGCTCTTCAAAGATTGGTTAAACCAGCGTTTTACTAGGGATGAAGTGCTATATATTGCCATAGACAGAACGAGATGGGGATTGATTAATTTACTGATGGTGAGTCTGATTATTAATCATAGAGCAATTCCCATTTACTTTGAGCTATTAGACCATGTGGGGAATAGTGATTTAGAGACTCAAACCACAATTCTGAGTCGAGTTATACCAGTATTAAAAGGGTATAAAAAAGTCATCTTGGGAGACCGAGAATTTTGTTCAGTTGATTTAGCCAAATGGTTGCAGCAACAGCAGCAAACCTATTTCTGCTTACGGCTCAAACGCAACGCTTATTTGGAGATAGAACCAGAAATTTGGGTGCAGTTACAAGCGGTGGGATTAAGACCAGGAGTATCCCTCTATTTTCAAGGAGTTAAAGTGACGAAAACTAAGGGTTTTGCCGGAGCTAATATCGTTTGTAAGTGGAAAAGAAAATATAGAGGTTGGACAGCTGATGAAGCCTGGTTTATTTTGAGCAACCTAAATAGTTTGGATGAAGCTCTTAACGCTTATCAAAAACGATTTGGCATTGAAGAGATGTTTAGAGACTTTAAAAGTGGTGGCTATAATCTCGAAGGAACCAAGGTATCAGATAAAAGATTAATGACTTTAATTCTGTTAATTACTCTGGCTTATTCTCAAGCTACTTTCTGTGGAGAAATCATCAAGAATAAAGGAATAGCTAAATATGTAGGTCGAGTCAAAGAAAAAGGCAGAAATTATCCCAGACACAGCAATTTTTATCTGGGTTTACACGCGATTGCGCTCCGCGCACTGGCTTTGCCAATCGCTTGGTTAGAGTCGATTCAATTCTTTGCTGTTGAAATTCGGGAATTAATGAAGTTAAGTCCCCAGAAATGCGCTAATTATCAGCGAGGTCTTAGGGCTGCAAGCTTGATTGCATCTAGTCTTTAG
- the trmD gene encoding tRNA (guanosine(37)-N1)-methyltransferase TrmD, producing the protein MRFDIITLFPDFFASPLNCSLLGKAIAKEIATVNLVNPRDFTQDKHHKVDDITYGGGVGMLLKPEPIFAAVESLPILPQREVILMTPQGEPLNQPLLKDLATNYQQLILICGHYEGVDERIRQHLVTKEISLGDFVLTCGEIPALTLINGVTRLLPGTVGKVESLKAESFETELLDYPQYTRPAEYRGWEVPEVLRSGNHKLIDQWRREEQIKRTRDRRPDLWDKWQLKINN; encoded by the coding sequence GTGCGTTTCGATATTATCACTCTTTTTCCCGACTTTTTTGCTTCACCTCTCAATTGCAGCTTACTAGGTAAAGCGATCGCCAAAGAAATTGCCACAGTAAATTTAGTCAACCCTCGTGACTTTACTCAAGATAAACATCATAAGGTAGATGACATTACCTATGGCGGTGGTGTAGGAATGTTGCTTAAGCCGGAACCAATATTTGCCGCAGTCGAGTCCTTGCCGATCTTACCCCAACGAGAAGTTATTCTGATGACTCCCCAAGGAGAACCGTTAAATCAACCTTTGCTTAAGGATTTAGCGACTAATTATCAGCAACTAATTTTAATCTGTGGACACTACGAAGGAGTAGATGAAAGAATCAGACAACATTTAGTTACAAAAGAGATCTCTCTGGGCGATTTTGTTTTAACCTGTGGGGAGATACCAGCTCTAACCTTAATTAATGGAGTAACCAGACTCTTACCAGGAACAGTGGGCAAAGTAGAATCTCTAAAAGCAGAAAGTTTTGAAACCGAATTGCTAGACTATCCCCAATATACTAGACCAGCAGAATATCGAGGCTGGGAAGTTCCTGAAGTATTGCGCTCAGGTAATCATAAACTGATAGATCAATGGCGCAGAGAAGAACAAATTAAACGTACTCGCGATCGCCGTCCCGATTTATGGGATAAATGGCAGTTAAAAATTAATAATTGA
- the lhgO gene encoding L-2-hydroxyglutarate oxidase, with amino-acid sequence MYNFTIIGGGIVGLSTAMALSQKFPSAKIAILEKEASWAAHQTGHNSGIIHSGIYYKPGSFKAKLCREGNRSMVAFCEQHNINYDICGKVIIATEPHELPLLENLYQRGLANEIDISKLTKEQVQEIEPHVNCLAGIRVKATGIVDYKQVCQKYAAIAKEQGVELFTNTCVQGIKTTSEGHILETNNGEYQTKFLINCAGLYSDRITELAKDKPPAKIIPFRGEYYELTPEKRYLVNGAIYPVPNPNFPFLGVHFHPLINGSVQAGPNAVLGFKREAYNKFDFNLQDFMDTMTYPGFWKLATKYPKEGLQEMIRSYSKFIFVRSLQRLIPEVQGEDIVPTPAGVRAQALKIDGSMVEDFLILNRDRVMHVCNAPSPAATSSIEIGKQIVSQIPDTVKV; translated from the coding sequence ATGTACAACTTTACAATTATTGGTGGTGGTATTGTTGGCTTATCTACAGCAATGGCTTTGAGCCAAAAGTTTCCCTCAGCCAAAATTGCCATATTGGAAAAAGAAGCATCTTGGGCAGCACATCAAACAGGACATAATAGCGGCATAATCCATTCTGGTATTTATTACAAACCAGGCAGCTTCAAAGCCAAGCTTTGTCGTGAGGGTAATCGTTCCATGGTAGCTTTTTGTGAACAACACAATATTAACTATGATATCTGCGGCAAAGTAATCATAGCGACTGAGCCTCATGAATTGCCCTTATTAGAAAATCTCTACCAAAGAGGTCTCGCTAATGAAATTGACATTAGTAAACTAACTAAAGAGCAGGTTCAGGAAATTGAACCTCATGTTAATTGTTTGGCAGGCATTCGGGTTAAAGCTACGGGAATTGTCGATTATAAGCAAGTTTGTCAAAAGTATGCCGCGATCGCTAAAGAACAAGGTGTAGAATTGTTCACTAATACCTGTGTTCAGGGCATTAAGACTACCTCAGAAGGTCATATTTTAGAAACCAATAACGGCGAATATCAAACCAAATTTCTCATTAACTGTGCCGGACTCTACAGCGATCGCATCACGGAATTAGCTAAAGACAAACCTCCAGCTAAGATAATTCCTTTCAGAGGCGAATATTACGAATTAACCCCTGAAAAACGCTATTTAGTGAATGGAGCAATTTACCCTGTTCCCAATCCTAATTTTCCCTTTTTAGGAGTGCATTTCCACCCTCTGATCAATGGTAGTGTCCAGGCAGGACCTAATGCAGTGTTAGGATTCAAGCGAGAAGCTTATAATAAATTTGACTTCAATCTCCAAGACTTTATGGATACCATGACTTATCCTGGCTTTTGGAAATTAGCCACTAAGTATCCCAAAGAAGGTTTACAGGAGATGATTCGTTCCTATAGTAAGTTCATCTTTGTTCGTAGTTTGCAAAGATTAATTCCGGAAGTGCAAGGGGAAGATATCGTACCAACTCCAGCAGGGGTGAGAGCGCAAGCTTTAAAAATTGATGGCTCAATGGTTGAAGACTTTTTAATCCTCAATCGAGATCGAGTCATGCACGTCTGTAATGCTCCGTCTCCTGCTGCTACCTCTTCCATTGAAATTGGCAAACAAATCGTCTCTCAGATTCCTGATACTGTGAAAGTTTAA
- a CDS encoding C39 family peptidase — MSIEEKQIDPIAFSHQEEFNYCGPACSQMFLSHFEITNTQQDTAYEEIQKLNTENDPVAFYSSPEGLGSYLNKLTPDKIDAFASDTLQGNLDRIYHTISFEKIPCVSLVNSGAHWTVIDGIRFNEVADGKIEITAVHYLDPSDNSPSEGYKFMAALQQQFFLANTYGNKWKNKLVILSKKTDEKFKPIQTEAKTLTIPGGGTGNPIDIALANLNIYGFNDIRKIPDIGGGAPVTEPIFITGLDRASNFTIVPLDATSTQEFQDFIYVAIEEGTNTLLEAANFTKVLQIDNDQEMESKLREKFPGESFEIIPGYFWKQCFELRSRLSVARRFRLGDKEMFLLPNGNVSDLLTESLVGGG; from the coding sequence ATGAGTATTGAAGAAAAACAAATCGATCCAATTGCATTTTCTCATCAAGAAGAGTTTAACTACTGTGGTCCAGCTTGTAGTCAAATGTTTCTTTCTCACTTTGAAATCACAAATACTCAACAAGACACAGCATATGAAGAAATACAGAAACTAAATACAGAAAATGATCCCGTGGCATTCTACTCTAGCCCCGAGGGGTTAGGTAGTTATCTAAATAAACTCACACCAGATAAGATAGATGCTTTTGCTTCAGATACATTGCAAGGAAACCTAGATCGAATTTATCATACAATTTCTTTTGAGAAAATACCTTGTGTCAGTCTCGTCAATAGTGGCGCTCACTGGACTGTAATTGATGGAATTCGATTTAATGAAGTAGCAGATGGAAAAATAGAAATTACAGCAGTCCATTATTTAGATCCTTCTGATAACTCTCCTAGTGAAGGATATAAATTTATGGCTGCGCTTCAACAACAGTTTTTCTTGGCAAATACATATGGAAACAAATGGAAAAACAAATTAGTTATTTTATCTAAGAAAACAGACGAAAAATTTAAACCAATCCAAACCGAAGCTAAAACATTAACTATTCCAGGCGGGGGGACAGGAAATCCCATAGATATAGCTTTAGCTAACTTAAATATTTATGGTTTTAATGATATACGAAAAATTCCTGACATAGGCGGTGGTGCGCCCGTCACCGAGCCTATATTTATTACAGGCTTAGATAGGGCTTCAAACTTTACTATTGTGCCTCTTGATGCCACCTCAACACAAGAATTTCAAGATTTTATTTATGTTGCCATTGAAGAGGGAACAAATACTCTACTCGAAGCAGCAAATTTCACCAAAGTATTACAAATTGATAATGACCAAGAAATGGAATCAAAATTACGAGAAAAGTTCCCAGGAGAGTCATTTGAAATAATACCTGGATATTTTTGGAAACAATGTTTTGAATTAAGAAGTCGTTTAAGTGTCGCACGTCGATTTAGGCTGGGAGACAAAGAGATGTTTTTGCTTCCCAATGGGAATGTTAGCGATCTCTTGACTGAATCCCTTGTTGGAGGAGGATAG